In a single window of the Desertifilum tharense IPPAS B-1220 genome:
- a CDS encoding NAD(P)H-quinone oxidoreductase subunit O — protein MAESKIKKGSFVRAVREKLENSLEAKASDSRFSPYLFETKGEVVDLRGEYALVKFGQVPTPNIWLRLDQLEEFK, from the coding sequence ATGGCCGAGAGCAAGATTAAAAAAGGATCGTTCGTTCGCGCAGTTCGCGAAAAGTTAGAAAATAGTTTAGAGGCAAAGGCAAGCGATTCGCGCTTTTCCCCCTACCTGTTTGAAACGAAGGGTGAGGTGGTAGACTTGCGGGGAGAGTATGCTTTGGTAAAGTTTGGTCAAGTTCCGACACCCAATATTTGGTTGCGTCTCGATCAACTAGAAGAGTTTAAATAG
- the mdh gene encoding malate dehydrogenase: MASTPLSSIMCTPTRVAVVGAGRVGSTLAQRIAEKNLADVVLLDVIQGWPQGVALDLMEARGVERHDRQIIGTNDYADTADASIVVITAGKPRTPGMSRDDLLKINARIVVEAAKNAIAHSPNAILIIVTNPLDVMTYLAWEATGIPPQRVLGMAGILDSSRFETFIAMELGCSIADISATVLGSHGDLMVPIPRFSTVRGIPITELLDAATIERLVARTRNGGAEIVELMQTGGAFFAPASSVCSMVEAILLNQSRLMPVAAYVQGEYQLQDVFIGVPCWIHCGGVRQVLKLNLTDAELEALQVSANAVRDNIQRAKEMLA; the protein is encoded by the coding sequence ATGGCTTCTACTCCCCTCTCCTCAATTATGTGTACCCCCACTCGCGTAGCAGTCGTGGGTGCAGGTCGAGTTGGCAGCACTTTGGCACAGCGCATTGCTGAAAAGAATTTAGCCGATGTGGTGTTACTGGATGTCATTCAAGGTTGGCCGCAAGGGGTCGCGCTTGATTTAATGGAGGCTAGGGGAGTAGAACGCCACGATCGCCAAATTATTGGTACCAACGATTATGCGGATACGGCGGATGCCTCGATTGTGGTAATTACTGCCGGAAAACCCCGCACGCCGGGAATGAGCCGCGACGATTTGTTAAAGATAAATGCTCGAATTGTGGTAGAGGCGGCCAAAAATGCGATCGCGCATTCTCCTAACGCCATCTTGATTATTGTGACCAATCCCCTAGATGTGATGACGTATCTCGCTTGGGAAGCGACGGGAATTCCTCCCCAGCGCGTGCTAGGAATGGCTGGAATTTTGGATTCCTCGCGGTTTGAGACGTTTATTGCAATGGAGTTGGGATGCTCAATTGCGGATATCAGCGCCACGGTTTTGGGCAGTCATGGGGATTTAATGGTACCTATTCCTCGGTTTTCGACGGTGCGGGGAATTCCGATTACAGAACTTTTGGATGCAGCGACGATTGAGCGTTTGGTGGCAAGAACGCGCAATGGAGGGGCGGAAATTGTGGAATTGATGCAAACTGGGGGGGCTTTTTTTGCACCCGCTTCCTCGGTTTGTTCGATGGTAGAAGCGATTTTACTCAATCAATCGCGCTTAATGCCTGTAGCAGCTTACGTACAGGGCGAATATCAGCTTCAGGATGTGTTTATTGGCGTTCCCTGTTGGATTCATTGTGGCGGCGTGCGTCAGGTTCTGAAGTTAAACCTGACTGATGCTGAGTTAGAGGCGTTGCAGGTTTCAGCCAACGCCGTACGCGACAATATTCAACGGGCCAAGGAAATGCTCGCTTAA